One Oncorhynchus nerka isolate Pitt River linkage group LG5, Oner_Uvic_2.0, whole genome shotgun sequence genomic window carries:
- the LOC115126969 gene encoding adhesion G-protein coupled receptor G7-like, which produces MKELWIMVVFATVSFPQEDLITSSAIPTTIDITLNTTGLPTTSLPTTIPPLVCINGGELQSGVCICPDEWTGDTCSEGNFCNSAIKDGFSFPRTVVGWSAYSEESCDEKTTSAGLSRASARCLNDTGSPMFGPPHVLQCELTLSDILGNISSSSGDLLQLAFSTQILTSQPERLSADNITTAAQITNTLLQSAIITEDIAVAAVTTISQLLNASEESTQERDAVQNLTETLEMFSLDQSNNVVVQPNLVVQSVQVPSDSVGIQFTALTGRSGNFVANRIHLNINTSELIADKGRSTDVQIVIKFPPVLHSKTTDYSIGFVLYQNDRFFRSRAFRASSGTSRRVISANLGQVSGLHVEMLFKPTAVSNTSLYDFACVSWNYTLKDWSTFGCYKVNHSADGLRCFCNHTTNFAVLMSFRRDFKYADELDWITTLGCSISIIGLSLTITFQMVTRKSRKTNPTVLLVSVCVCLLIFTLLFMLGVDNPHKQLDKPEIQEDNILPPSDTHTEQDRGPCTAVAVLLQYFLLGTFTWNTLYATHVFLMIRNSLATSPSHFTAYTVAIGWGLPAVVVALTLGISYRVDDPLGYRQEEFCWLAALDPKGNFDFKLPMFWGFLVPVVFMLIFNTVVLVCFTVTTCKTNPHLTSTRHTSMKKKFLSSFSLAVVLGLSWILGYLLVITQDQTMYTILNISFCVLTTTQGLQIFILFTARTSIVKKKMSSTLKSISSFGIPLHTRKFSLWRGEHSYNVESYTQQDTDLSFSPCSTDI; this is translated from the exons ATGAAGGAGCTATGGATTATGGTTGTCTTTGCTACAG TCTCTTTTCCACAGGAGGATCTCATCACATCCTCTGCCATTCCAACCACCATTGACATAACCCTAAATACTACTGGTCTTCCAACTACCAGTCTCCCCACCACAATCCCTCCTCTGGTCTGTATCAACGGTGGTGAGCTGCAGAGTGGAGTCTGTATCTGTCCTGATGAGTGGACCGGAGACACCTGTTCAGAGG GGAATTTCTGCAATTCAGCCATCAAGGATGGATTCTCCTTCCCAAGAACAGTGGTTGGCTGGTCTGCTTATTCAGAAGAGTCATGTGATGAGAAGACAACCAGTG CCGGTTTATCAAGAGCCTCAGCAAGATGTTTGAATGACACTGGATCTCCGATGTTTGGTCCTCCTCATGTTCTGCAGTGTGAATTAACCCTCAGTGACATTCTAGGAAAT ATCTCCAGCAGTTCAGGTGATTTATTACAGTTAGCCTTCAGTACTCAGATCCTGACCTCCCAACCAGAGCGGCTGTCAGCTGAcaacatcaccacagcagctcAGATAACTAACACACTGCTTCAGTCTGCAATTATCACAGAG GACATCGCAGTGGCAGCTGTAACCACCATCAGTCAGCTGCTCAATGCCAGTGAGGAGAGTACACAGGAGAGAGACGCTGTCCAAAa cCTCACAGAGACCCTAGAGATGTTTTCCCTGGACCAGAGCAATAATGTGGTGGTTCAGCCCAACCTGGTAGTCCAGTCTGTCCAAGTACCAAGTGACTCAGTAGGGATCCAGTTTACTGCTCTGACTG GAAGATCTGGTAATTTTGTGGCCAACAGAATTCATCTCAACATCAATACCTCTGAACTGATAGCTGACAAAGGACGTTCTACCGACGTCCAGATTGTTATCAAATTCCCACCAG TTTTGCATAGTAAAACCACAGACTACTCCATTGGTTTTGTGCTCTACCAAAACGACCGGTTCTTCAGGTCCAGGGCTTTCAGAGCTTCTTCAGGAACCAGCAGAAGGGTCATCTCTGCTAACCTGGGACAAGTGTCTGGGTTACATGTTGAGATGCTCTTCAAGCCCACA GCTGTTTCCAACACCTCCCTCTATGACTTTGCCTGCGTGTCATGGAACTACACGTTGAAAGACTGGAGCACCTTTGGCTGCTACAAAGTCAACCACTCAGCAGACGGCCTGCGATGTTTCTGTAATCACACCACTAACTTCGCTGTGCTGATG TCGTTCAGGAGGGACTTTAAATACGCTGATGAGCTAGACTGGATCACCACATTGGGATGTTCCATATCCATCATTGGGTTGAGTTTAACAATAACATTCCAGATGGTGACCAG GAAATCACGCAAAACCAACCCAACAGTCCTCTTAGTGAGCGTCTGCGTGTGTCTCCTGATCTTCACCCTCCTCTTCATGTTGGGAGTGGACAACCCTCATAAACAGCTGGACAAACCTGAAATACAGGAGGACAACATTCTCCCCCCgtccgacacacacacagagcaggacagagggCCTTGTACTGCAGTGGCAGTCCTGCTGCAGTACTTCCTGTTGGGGACGTTCACCTGGAACACGCTGTACGCCACACATGTCTTCCTGATGATCAGAAACAGCCTGGCCACCAGCCCGTCACACTTCACAGCCTATACCGTGGCCATCGGATGGG GACTGCCTGCGGTTGTGGTGGCCCTCACCTTAGGAATTAGTTACAGAGTGGATGATCCACTGGGATACAGGCAGGAGGAATT TTGCTGGCTTGCTGCCCTCGATCCAAAGGGGAACTTTGACTTCAAGCTGCCAATGTTTTGGGGGTTCCTGGTCCCTGTGGTGTTCATGCTTATCTTCAACACGGTGGTGTTGGTATGTTTTACAGTTACAACATGCAAGACCAACCCACATTTAACCAG TACAAGACACACATCGATGAAGAAGAAGTTCCTCAGTAGCTTCTCTCTGGCTGTGGTGCTCGGTCTCTCCTGGATCCTGGGCTATCTGTTGGTCATTACACAGGACCAGACCATGTACACCATACTCAACATCTCCTTCTGTGTTCTCACCACCACTCAG GGATTGCAGATTTTCATTCTGTTCACAGCAAGAACATCAATTGTCAAGAAAAAGATGTCAAGTACTTTGAAATCTATCTCTAGTTTTGGGATCCCTCTTCACACTAGGAAGTTCAGTCTATGGCGAGGCGAGCACAGTTATAACGTAGAATCATACACACAACAGGACACTGATCTGTCATTTTCACCTTGTTCCACAGACATCTAA